The Arachidicoccus terrestris genome includes the window TTAGGGTTAAGAGTATGACGAGTATGGTTATAGCATTATAGGATATAAGATAGATGTAACTGCATTGCCAAGGCATATTATCTGCTATCCACGCACTAAATAAACCGACAATAACGACACTGGCCAAAACCGAACCATAAAAGATTGTAGACCCGATAACCAGTGCATATTGTTTTTTTAGGTGGCCGAATAGTATGGTTAATGAACGGCCAACGATGGAGCAGGCAATAAATCCAGACAATAATCGCAGAGCTAAAAATATATAAAAATCAGTAGTGATCAGACTCATGAAATTAACAGCAATGGCAACGAGCAAAACGACCAACAGGTATGGCTTCGGCTCAAAATACCTGATTAGTCTAAACTGAATAGGCAGATAGGCCAAAATGCCAACGTAGCTGATTTGAATGCTGAAAGTAACGTCTTCCGGCTCAATACCGAAATAAGACATTACATGATTTTTATTTAATGCAAATATGCCAAATTGGAACAGCCCTGAGAGCATAATGACGACTAATGCCAATATAATGAAAAAGCTTTTTGTATGCAGCCAATCTCTGAAATAGGGGGAATTGTGATGATTCATTTGTTACTTTTTAATGGTGACGCTGGCATTCATACCGACTCTTACTTTACGCAGATCCTTGTCAGTAAAACGTATTTTGACAGGTATACGCTGGGTAATTCTAACGAAGTTCCCCGTAGAATTATCAGCAGGCAATAATGAAAAGCTGGAACCGGTAGCTCCGGATATGGACTCGATGACGCCATGGAATAGATGGTTTGGCAGCCCGTCAATGGAGATGTTTACGGCTTGGCCTATTTGCATGCCAGCCACCTGCGTCTCCTTAAAATTGGCTGTTATCCATTTATTGTCTTCTTGAATGATATTGACCAAAGGCTGCCCGGGTTTTATCTGCATTCCTTCATTGATTTGACGTCTGCCTACCCTGCCATTGTACGGCGCAAGAATGGCGGTGTAAGAAAGATTCAAATGAGCGAATTTTAATTGCGTCTGTTTGTCTTTTATGACCGCTTCCAATATGGCAGATTTAGAGGTAAGTTCGTGGATTTGCGCAAAAGAGGTTGCTAGGGCGTTTTTGCTGGCACTGTAGTCACTATTGGCTATATCATATTTTGCTTTAACCTGTTCATATTGCTGTCCTGTAACTGCTTCTTCGGTCAAAAGTTTTCTATACCGGTCTATGTCCTGTTGCTGTTGCCAGAGCCGTGTTTTAGCCGCGTCAATATGATCCTTGCTGACTTCTGT containing:
- a CDS encoding HlyD family secretion protein gives rise to the protein MKQTNHKVVNFSITIVTIAIMVIVSIFLYSFFSKRVASEQTNDAQVSAYINPVSARAGGYIQSIRFEENQVVNKGDTLLILDDREYRLKIKEAEAGLNNAEAQLASLNAAIKTARAGTEVSKDHIDAAKTRLWQQQQDIDRYRKLLTEEAVTGQQYEQVKAKYDIANSDYSASKNALATSFAQIHELTSKSAILEAVIKDKQTQLKFAHLNLSYTAILAPYNGRVGRRQINEGMQIKPGQPLVNIIQEDNKWITANFKETQVAGMQIGQAVNISIDGLPNHLFHGVIESISGATGSSFSLLPADNSTGNFVRITQRIPVKIRFTDKDLRKVRVGMNASVTIKK